From Caretta caretta isolate rCarCar2 chromosome 16, rCarCar1.hap1, whole genome shotgun sequence, the proteins below share one genomic window:
- the GPR21 gene encoding putative G-protein coupled receptor 21: MNSTLVGNQSGQPFCLLAISYLETVNFCLLEVIIIVFLTVLIISGNIIVIFVFHCAPLLNHHTTSYFIQTMAYADLLVGVSCLVPSLSLLHYPIVLRESLVCQVFGYVVSVLKSVSMASLACISIDRYLAITKPLTYNTLVTPWRLRICILIIWLYSCVVFLPTFFHWGKPGYHGDVFQWCANSWYTDRYFTVFIVMMLYAPAAFIVCFTYFNIFRICQQHTKEINERRVRFSSQDGEAGEAQHCPDKRYAMVLFRITSVFYILWLPYIIYFLLESSAVYRNHTASFLTTWLAISNSFCNCVIYSLSNSVFQKGLKRLSGVVCTSCARQRVAKDSSTSRSKRPSNGFHV; encoded by the coding sequence ATGAACTCCACCTTGGTTGGCAACCAGAGCGGGCAGCCATTCTGCCTCCTGGCCATTAGCTACTTGGAGACCGTCAATTTTTGCCTCCTGGAAGTGATTATAATAGTGTTTCTCACCGTGCTGATCATTTCAGGCAATATTATAGTGATATTTGTCTTTCACTGTGCACCTTTACTGAACCATCACACCACCAGCTACTTCATCCAGACGATGGCATATGCTGACCTCCTGGTGGGTGTGAGCTGTCTGGTGCCTTCTTTGTCCTTACTCCACTATCCCATTGTTTTGAGAGAGTCCTTGGTCTGCCAGGTCTTTGGTTATGTGGTATCCGTGCTCAAGAGCGTCTCCATGGCCTCACTGGCTTGCATTAGCATTGATAGATACCTTGCCATCACCAAACCACTGACCTACAATACTCTGGTCACCCCTTGGAGACTCCGCATCTGCATCCTGATTATTTGGTTGTACTCCTGTGTAGTCTTCTTACCTACCTTCTTTCACTGGGGAAAGCCTGGATATCATGGGGATGTGTTTCAGTGGTGCGCCAACTCCTGGTACACTGATCGCTATTTCACTGTCTTCATCGTGATGATGCTCTATGCTCCTGCTGCTTTCATTGTCTGCTTCACATACTTCAATATCTTccgcatctgccagcagcacACCAAGGAAATCAATGAAAGGCGAGTGCGCTTCAGCTCCCAGgatggggaggctggggaggcACAGCACTGCCCTGATAAGCGCTATGCCATGGTTCTCTTCCGCATCACCAGTGTCTTCTACATCCTCTGGTTGCCCTACATCATCTATTTTTTGCTGGAGAGCTCTGCTGTCTATAGAAACCACACTGCATCCTTTTTGACCACTTGGCTTGCCATTAGCAACAGTTTCTGCAACTGTGTCATTTACAGTCTCTCCAACAGTGTTTTTCAGAAGGGGCTCAAACGCCTCTCAGGGGTTGTTTGTACCTCCTGTGCAAGACAGAGGGTAGCTAAGGACTCCTCAACCTCTAGGAGCAAAAGACCTTCCAATGGATTCCATGTCTAA